NNNNNNNNNNNNNNNNNNNNNNNNNNNNNNNNNNNNNNNNNNNNNNNNNNNNNNNNNNNNNNNNNNNNNNNNNNNNNNNNNNNNNNNNNNNNNNNNNNNNNNNNNNNNNNNNNNNNNNNNNNNNNNNNNNNNNNNNNNNNNNNNNNNNNNNNNNNNNNNNNNNNNNNNNNNNNNNNNNNNNNNNNNNNNNNNNNNNNNNNNNNNNNNNNNNNNNNNNNNNNNNNNNNNNNNNNNNNNNNNNNNNNNNNNNNNNNNNNNNNNNNNNNNNNNNNNNNNNNNNNNNNNNNNNNNNNNNNNNNNNNNNNNNNNNNNNNNNNNNNNNNNNNNNNNNNNNNNNNNNNNNNNNNNNNNNNNNNNNNNNNNNNNNNNNNNNNNNNNNNNNNNNNNNNNNNNNNNNNNNNNNNNNNNNNNNNNNNNNNNNNNNNNNNNNNNNNNNNNNNNNNNNNNNNNNNNNNNNNNNNNNNNNNNNNNNNNNNNNNNNNNNNNNNNNNNNNNNNNNNNNNNNNNNNNNNNNNNNNNNNNNNNNNNNNNNNNNNNNNNNNNNNNNNNNNNNNNNNNNNNNNNNNNNNNNNNNNNNNNNNNNNNNNNNNNNNNNNNNNNNNNNNNNNNNNNNNNNNNNNNNNNNNNNNNNNNNNNNNNNNNNNNNNNNNNNNNNNNNNNNNNNNNNNNNNNNNNNNNNNNNNNNNNNNNNNNNNNNNNNNNNNNNNNNNNNNNNNNNNNNNNNNNNNNNNNNNNNNNNNNNNNNNNNNNNNNNNNNNNNNNNNNNNNNNNNNNNNNNNNNNNNNNNNNNNNNNNNNNNNNNNNNNNNNNNNNNNNNNNNNNNNNNNNNNNNNNNNNNNNNNNNNNNNNNNNNNNNNNNNNNNNNNNNNNNNNNNNNNNNNNNNNNNNNNNNNNNNNNNNNNNNNNNNNNNNNNNNNNNNNNNNNNNNNNNNNNNNNNNNNNNNNNNNNNNNNNNNNNNNNNNNNNNNNNNNNNNNNNNNNNNNNNNNNNNNNNNNNNNNNNNNNNNNNNNNNNNNNNNNNNNNNNNNNNNNNNNNNNNNNNNNNNNNNNNNNNNNNNNNNNNNNNNNNNNNNNNNNNNNNNNNNNNNNNNNNNNNNNNNNNNNNNNNNNNNNNNNNNNNNNNNNNNNNNNNNNNNNNNNNNNNNNNNNNNNNNNNNNNNNNNNNNNNNNNNNNNNNNNNNNNNNNNNNNNNNNNNNNNNNNNNNNNNNNNNNNNNNNNNNNNNNNNNNNNNNNNNNNNNNNNNNNNNNNNNNNNNNNNNNNNNNNNNNNNNNNNNNNNNNNNNNNNNNNNNNNNNNNNNNNNNNNNNNNNNNNNNNNNNNNNNNNNNNNNNNNNNNNNNNNNNNNNNNNNNNNNNNNNNNNNNNNNNNNNNNNNNNNNNNNNNNNNNNNNNNNNNNNNNNNNNNNNNNNNNNNNNNNNNNNNNNNNNNNNNNNNNNNNNNNNNNNNNNNNNNNNNNNNNNNNNNNNNNNNNNNNNNNNNNNNNNNNNNNNNNNNNNNNNNNNNNNNNNNNNNNNNNNNNNNNNNNNNNNNNNNNNNNNNNNNNNNNNNNNNNNNNNNNNNNNNNNNNNNNNNNNNNNNNNNNNNNNNNNNNNNNNNNNNNNNNNNNNNNNNNNNNNNNNNNNNNNNNNNNNNNNNNNNNNNNNNNNNNNNNNNNNNNNNNNNNNNNNNNNNNNNNNNNNNNNNNNNNNNNNNNNNNNNNNNNNNNNNNNNNNNNNNNNNNNNNNNNNNNNNNNNNNNNNNNNNNNNNNNNNNNNNNNNNNNNNNNNNNNNNNNNNNNNNNNNNNNNNNNNNNNNNNNNNNNNNNNNNNNNNNNNNNNNNNNNNNNNNNNNNNNNNNNNNNNNNNNNNNNNNNNNNNNNNNNNNNNNNNNNNNNNNNNNNNNNNNNNNNNNNNNNNNNNNNNNNNNNNNNNNNNNNNNNNNNNNNNNNNNNNNNNNNNNNNNNNNNNNNNNNNNNNNNNNNNNNNNNNNNNNNNNNNNNNNNNNNNNNNNNNNNNNNNNNNNNNNNNNNNNNNNNNNNTGtgctataacagctccactcttctgggaaggctttccactagatgttggaacattgctgctataacagctccactcttctgggaaggctttccactagatgttggaacattgctgctataacagcctccactcttctgggaaggctttccactagatgttggaacattgctgctataaagcctccactcttctgggaaggctttccactagatgttggaacattgctgctataacagcctccactcttctgggaaggcttctttccactagatgttggaacattgctgctataacagcctccactcttctgggaaggctttccactagatgttggaacattgctgctgtaacagcctccactcttctgggaaggctttccactagatgttggaacattgctgcagggacttgcttccattcagcgacaagagcattagtgaagtcgggcactgaggtttggtgattaggcctggctcgcagtcggcgttcaaattcatcccaaaggtgttcgatggggttgaggtcagggctctgtgcaggccagtcaagttcttccaaatcgatctcaacaaaacatttctgtaatggtcttgctttgtgcacggtggcattgtcatgctgaaacaggaaaaggacTTCCCtgaactgttgccacgaagttggaagcacagaatcgtctagaatgtcattgtatgttgtagtgttaagatttcccttcactggaactaaggggccagaaccatgaaaaacagtcccagaccattattcctcctccaccaaactttacagttggcactatgcattggggcaggtagcgttctcctgtcatccgtcaaacacagatttgtccgccggactgacagatggtgaagtgtgattcatcactccagagaactgctttccactgctccagagtccaatggcggcgagctttacaccactccagccgacgcttggatttttacacgctacgcgcttcagcactcgtggtcccgttctatgagcttgtgtggcctaccaYttcacggctgagccgttgttgctcctaagcatttccacttcacaataacagcacttacagttgaccagggcagctctagcagggcagacatttgacgaactgacttgttggaaaggtggcatcctatgacagtaccacgttgaaagtccctgagctcttcagtaagacaattatactgccaatgtttgtctatggagattgcatggatgtgtgctcaatttttacacctgtcagcaacgggtgttggctgaaatagccaaatcgacTTATTTGAAGACTCCCCTCCTCAATCTCTCCCTCCACGTTTTTCTTCCTTTATTTGGTCTGTCAAATCACCAGTTTGCAACTCATTCCTTACCGGATTAATtggcacataaacaaacatttaaataattcaGTGATAGTTCTTCTGGTGTTCAGTGCGCATAAAGAGTGAAACATAAGTtaatacataatagtaaataaggttatccagCAATGGTTTTAACCTCAAATGAATCCAGATGAATGAATCCAGATAAAATGTATCCAGATGAATGAATCCAGATGAATGAATCCAGATTAATGAATCCAGATTAATGAATCCAGATWAATGAATCCAGATAAATGAATCCAGATTAATGAATCCAGATTAATGAATCcagaaaaaagaaacagaaagcgTTTGAACACAGACTGGCACAGAGAAGATTCAAGTTTGATAATGTACTCTTTCAAGGCCTCTCTtgttactccctctctctcccccccctctctctctcttccccctctcctgttcgcctccatctctctctcccccctcatcccccctctctctctcttttcactctctctcaccttctcctcttccccttctgctctccctccctctctctctctctctctctctctttcttctctgctctctccccctctctctctccctctctctccccccctctctcctcccccccctctctctctccctctctctactctccccccctctcctcctcccccctctatctctccccactctctctctcccccctcctctccccccctctctctcccccctctctcctcccccccctctctctctcccaaccctctctcctctcaccctcattTCCCCTCATGGCCCTGCTTTTTCAGGTCTTTTGTGACCCGCTACTTTTTGGGAAAATGTGAATCCCCTCCTCTCCTGGGGTGTTCCGATCGGCTCATTCACCACCTGGGTAggaactggagagggagaggaggggggttgtGATGGGGGtaggggggagatggagggagaaatggCCAGCTAGCCCCTAAACAAACATGAAATAAATCCGAATATTAGATCTGACATTACATTCGATAATAtgcgaagccactcctttgtttggtgtgtgtgttgtgtgtgtgtgtgtgtgtgtgtgtgtagtgtgtgtgtgtgtgtgtgtgtgtgtgttgtgtgtggtgtgtgtgacaggtgtgtgATGGGTAAGTACCTGTGCCATCTGCCGTCCACATCTAACAGTTGTCCCCAACATTACTAACCACCACTACCATTCCAACTCTCAACACACCCTTCTTTTTCTCTTCGTCCCTTTACTCTTCTGCCATTCATCCTTCTTATCACCcctccactgtccctgtattctctctcttctgccattCATGCCCTTTCCATTCATTCCCTCCACTGTCTGCtaacatccatccctccatcctgtcTTCCTTCCGTCACATAATCTTCCTGTCTTCACTCAACACCCCCATAGTCCACCTCATCCTCTCTTCGCCCCAactaccctccctcctccctccctccacacacacaccacccgggACTTTTCTTGGTGCCCCAGACAGCCCTCCAGTGTGTCTGCCCCCAAGGACGTTGGGTAACTGTGTCTCTACCTGCCCAACTGCTGTGTCACAAGAGGCTCGCCTGGTTTAAaaaccctctctcttccacccccccgccccccccccacacacacaacacaaacacacacaatgcctTAGTAATTTAATCCAGTCCAATGAGCCTATTCACCTCCGGAGCCANNNNNNNNNNNNNNNNNNNNNNNNNNNNNNNNNNNNNNNNNNNNNNNNNNNNNNNNNNNNNNNNNNNNNNNNNNNNNNNNNNNATAATATAATATCCTAATGTCTATATATTTCTTAATGTATATAATATACTAATGTCTATATATTCTTAATGTAATAATATTCTAATGTCCATATATTCTTATtgcatataatataatatactaatGTCTATATATTCTTaatgatatataatataatatcctAATGTctatatatatttaatgtatataatataatatcctAATGTCTATTATATCTTAATGTATATAATATACTAATCTCTATATATTCTTAATGTATATAATATTCTAATGTCCAATATCTTATTGCATATAATATAATATCCTAATGTCTATATAATTtaatgtatataatataatatcctAATGTCTATATATTCTTAATGTAATAATATACTAATGTctatatatatttaatgtatataatataatatactaatgtctatatatatttaatgtatataatataatattctaatgtctatatatatttaatgtatataatataatatcctAATGTctatatatatttaatgtatataatataatattctaatgtctatatatatttaatgtatataaaataatattctaatgtctatatatatttaatgtataGGCCTATACCATAAAGAAGACTATAAAGTCATATTATTAACTCTCAtctcactgggcaaaaactggttgactCAAATTTGTTTCCctgtcatttcaacccaaaaaatattaaatgtgatgacattgaatcaacactgaaaactgattggattctCTAAAAGACATCAACATATGAATTTCGTATGAATTTTTTCCACCAATTTGAACATGAATCCAATGACAGGGTGGAAtttgaactgacgtctgtccCCATTTGGGGGTGTGTATTTAATATTGTAGTTGATTTCTTTTATGCtataaaatataactttttccTGCTAACTTTTGAACAGCTCTACCGTAGTAGTTTGAACAGTAAACAGAAGACATGCAGTaataacaaaagacaaaacaaacaacccAAAACATGAAGTTGAAGTGAACACGTCTTTATTGTTTGAACAATAGCTTGGTTTAGACGTTCTAACAGAAGTTCGAAAGTAGTTCTTAGAACCCCTTCTGTTCTCAGACCAGTTATTTGAACGTTAGCAGTTGGTTCAGAGGGttactgatctcagaccagttaTTTGAACGTTAGCAGTTGGTTCAGAGGttactgatctcagaccagttaTTTGAACGTTAGCAGTTGGTTCAGAGGTTACTGATGCTCAACCAGTTATTTGAACGTTAGCAGTAGCTGGTTGGTTCAGAGGttactgatctcagaccagttaTTGAACGTCAGCAGTTGGTTCAGAGGttactgatctcagaccagttaTTTGAACGTTAGCAGTAGCTGGTTGGTTCAGAGGttactgatctcagaccagttaTTTGAACGTCAGCAGTTGGTTCAGAGGttactgatctcagaccagttaTTTGAACGTTAGCAGTTGGTTCAGAGGTTACTGATCTCAACCAGTTATTTGAACGTTAGCAGTAGCTAGTTGGTTCAGAGGttactgatctcagaccagttaTTTGAACGTTTAGCAGTTGGTTCAGAGGttactgatctcagaccagttaTTTGAACGTTAGCAGTAGCTAGTTGGTTCAGAGGttactgatctcagaccagttaTTTGAACGTTAGCAGTTGGTTCAGAGGttactgatctcagaccagttaTTTGAACATTAGCAATAGCTTGTTAGTTCACAGGttactgatctcagaccagttaTTTGAACGTTAGCAGTAGCTGGTTGGTTCAGAGGTTACTGATCTCGAGACCAGTTATTTGAACGTTAGCAGTAACTAGTTGGTTCAGAGGTTGCTGGGTTTTGTTTTTACATGAACATTCAATACATTGACATCATCACGGGGTCAGAAAACAAAGTCACATTTAATCATCTACTCACAGAATCAACAGTCAgcattagctctctctctccttccctctctctctccttccctctctccttccctctctctctcaggccatAGCGAGCGGCCGTATCTTCATGCGGGTGGTCTTCAGACTATAGTCAGCTGGTTTGTACGTCAGCCACACCACTCCGTTTTCTATCTCGTACGGAACGTTACTACCGGGATCGTACTTCCCCCCTTTGTAGTAAACACCGTTTAAGTTAGCTCTCTGGCAGTTGTTATACCACCAGCCGCCGCCGTACATCTCTGCACAGCTCTCCTCCCATTGGTCATTATCCTTATCGAAGGTACTAAACTTCATCCCCTCGTGGGAGAGGAACGACCCCAACCCGGGCGACCCCTGACTCCCTAAACTAGACTCCCCCTTGACTAAAGCGTCTCCTGCGTCGCCTGCGTACTCCGCCACGGTTAACTGATACCCCTCAGCTTCGCACCCAACTTTCACTGTGTACTCGGCTAtcgcctcccctccctcccagtcTTCTAGCTCTACCCTCAACATACTATCCTCCCGGGTTAGAAGATGGAGGTGTTTTAACCCTAGCCATACCTCCCCTTTACCCTGGCCGTCCACTCCTCCGAACCCCTCCTGGTAGTCTGCCCAGGAACGGTTGAAGCTAACCCCCCCATGCGCTCTCTGTTGGACCAGGGTCCACCCTCCTAGAAACCCTTCCTGGTCGCAGTAAACCTCCACTACCCCGttcagagagggggtggagagggaggtagaggggttAATTTTGTACAGGCCGCTCTTTTCCCCTGTGAGATGGTTCCGTTGGATGTCGGAGCAATCTGAAAGCAGACGGAGAGACTACGGATTAGGGGCCCGGGAAGAATGGAGAGACCGGAATTCAGTAGTGAATTTAGTGTTGTCCTTTTCAGTGAAGAGAAATTACAACAGTCCTTTTGTTCTCCATGATTACACTTCTTATCCATTGAATATTTCATGAGCATacagtaatatgtacagtacagtatatcttatacagtatctctgcaaagttttatttgttaaaataaaaaataaaaaatgttagctaCAACCACATCATATGAGCAATGGCTGAACTAGCTTACACATCTTTGTTAATTTGGCTACTGTTCATCAGattctgaaagttaattttacaaTCTAGGCTTTGCTTTGAGCTATGACAAAATTAGCAATGTTTCACTtctgactgctagctaagacgcTCAAAGCTTCTGGCTAAGACTCTAACCTCTAACGGCTGCTAGCATAAGATGCTAATTGCTATTGGCAGTTTGGCTAAGGTGCTAATGGAGRCTAGGCTAACATGCTAATTGCTAACGGCTGCTAGGCTAAGATGCTAACAGCGGGCTAGCTAGGTCAACTGCTGTGCGGTTACTCCAGGTCAGATGTACCTTTTCCCACATAATCCGCCTGCCGCTCGCTCCGGACGCTAGTCTTCACGCTGCGGGCGTGGAAATCTGGGACGTCGTCTTCCTCGTTCCCACGCATGAACGCTCCGAGATCCATTCCGAACGGATCTCCTCCGAAACCGCCGCCGGTGCCGCCGGTCTTGGTGCTGGTGAGGATGCTACTGCCTCCCTTGGTGCCGCCGTGGCTCGTGGTTTTGGTCAACGAGGAGGAGGAWgaggaggatgaggaagaggaggaggtgagggatggGAAGAAGTcgcccatccctcctcctccWCCGCCACCGTGCTTCAGCGCCTCACAGCCGAGTCCGCCTGATACTTCCTCGATGCGCTCCACTGGCCCGTCCTTCGTATGTACTATCGTCCTTTTCGTCGTCTTGGTACAGCTCGACGTCTGAGTGGTCAGGTGACCAGTAGTGGCGAAATCTCCGCCTCCGAGACTTCCCAGACCACCGCCGAATCCACCCATGCCTTTAAAGAAATCCCCAACTCCATCCCCCCTtgtccccccaccaccacccagctCCGTGATCGTTTTCCTCGGCCCGTCCTTCGTCCCCGACCCCGTTGACAAACCCGATGACGATGAAGAGCCTGAAGTCGAAGGCTTGAAGTGCGTACCCGGGACCTTGGCGGCAGACGAAGCGTCGGACTCCTGGGTCTCCAAGGTTAGCTTCACGGTCTTCACCTCCGGGAAGAAAACCTCCTTCTGCTCCTCAGCCGGGCCGGACTTGTACTtactgagaggggggggggtggagagaagggtacgggagaggggaggagaggaaaagaggagattAGATGGTAAGGGGGTGTGGAGATGGAGGGGCAGGAGAAAACGAAAGCAGCATCCTCCTGCTCACCTGTCGACCACGACGTCTTTAAGCGGTCGGCTCTTCATGACGTACAGCGTGCGGACGGTCTCCACAGACTGAACGCTCTGGGATTCCAGCTGGTCCATCTGTTTGTCCAGAGCCACGTAGGATGTTTGATCAACGGAGAACTCAGCGTAGCCCTTACAAGACCCCTTACAGCGTGCGCAGCTTTGATGTCGATGTCCCACTGgcggagggggtggaggggggggtaggagatgagatgagaagggaggggagagtggggtggggagggggtaAGGGGAGGATGTTTGAGAAGGGGGGGagtggggtggggagggaggagaagggggagatgaGTAGGGGGTagtgggggaaggagagggggaggggaaaagGAGGTAAATAAAAAAGGCTTTTTTCAACACTCTTCCTCAATACCATGTCTTCTAtaactcttcctctctcactcaccaTGTTTCATATAACTTTCTTTCCTCACATCCCATGTCTTCATATAACTCTTCCTCTTCTCACATCACCAT
This sequence is a window from Salvelinus sp. IW2-2015 unplaced genomic scaffold, ASM291031v2 Un_scaffold5560, whole genome shotgun sequence. Protein-coding genes within it:
- the fga gene encoding fibrinogen alpha chain, whose product is MDQLESQSVQSVETVRTLYVMKSRPLKDVVVDSKYKSGPAEEQKEVFFPEVKTVKLTLETQESDASSAAKVPGTHFKPSTSGSSSSSGLSTGSGTKDGPRKTITELGGGGGTRGDGVGDFFKGMGGFGGGLGSLGGGDFATTGHLTTQTSSCTKTTKRTIVHTKDGPVERIEEVSGGLGCEALKHGGGGGGGMGDFFPSLTSSSSSSSSSSSSLTKTTSHGGTKGGSSILTSTKTGGTGGGFGGDPFGMDLGAFMRGNEEDDVPDFHARSVKTSVRSERQADYVGKDCSDIQRNHLTGEKSGLYKINPSTSLSTPSLNGVVEVYCDQEGFLGGWTLVQQRAHGGVSFNRSWADYQEGFGGVDGQGKGEVWLGLKHLHLLTREDSMLRVELEDWEGGEAIAEYTVKVGCEAEGYQLTVAEYAGDAGDALVKGESSLGSQGSPGLGSFLSHEGMKFSTFDKDNDQWEESCAEMYGGGWWYNNCQRANLNGVYYKGGKYDPGSNVPYEIENGVVWLTYKPADYSLKTTRMKIRPLAMA